TCCCCTGCACCGTCCACCGGGCGCCGCCGAGGCCGCGCACAGCCTGTGGCAGGTACGTGGGGACCTGGGGAGCGGCGGCGGTTGCTCCGGTCTGGTCCCTCCCCTTCAGCTCCGGGTGACGCCGCCGGTCGCCTCCAGCGCGGTGAACCGAAGCGCTATGGGAGAAGCGTCCGGGACCTGTGATGTCTTGCACCATGGTGAGTCGGGGGGAgaccccaggggaggctcccgGGGTTCTCCGTGATTGAGAGTTGCTCCTGACGCGTCCGGTTCTCACTACCTAGACCTGGACTTCTGGGACCAACAAAACTTTTGCGAGGAGTacagcgaggaggaggaggacgacGACGATGAGTATGAAGATGAAGTGGATGAAAACGGGCGCTGGGTGGGCTTCAACGAGCCCTGGGTGTTCGAGGACGACTTGCCTCCATTCTCGTACCAATGCGTGGTGACTCCTTTCGAGTACCAACACTTTATGAATCTTTTTGGGAACCACGAGCCTCCCGAGTCgatctccctcccctccagcctgttgGAGGCTAAGatgggctggctgcctgccccccgggggcagcagctgacagctgagGTGAGAGGTACCCCCTGATCATGCCCTGTCTACTCCTTGACCACACTTTGCCcatccccttccaaccctctgcctgcacccagcccatgCCCTGGGGGCACCAACTGATAGACTAGATAAAAGGCATCACCAGCCCATCACTTGTCTGTGCCTTGGGTCGATGGCCAAGATGAGAGGTACCCTCTGCTTACTCCTTGCTCAGCCCCTGTCTACCCCCTCCACATCAGACTTCAGCCTCTGGTCCCTCTTGTTGTCCCCAGTGCCTGGCAGCACTAAATCCAGGAGAGttggcactgctgccactggTGTGTCTGGGGCTCTTCCAGCCATGGCACGgtgccagtgcccagcactCATGGTGTTGCTCCCccaggaagcagaaaggaacGCACgggagctggtggcagaggaggagcGCATCAAgaagaaggcagagaagaagaggctgaagaagaAAGTGAGTTCACCCCACAGAGAGGGGGTTCAGCCCATGTTCAAGGCTTGCTTCCACTCCATGAGACCTGGGGCCAGGTGTGGGGTCATAACCTCTGCTGGTGCCCACTCATGATTCCCTTTCTgctttgcagaagcagaaggaCCGGAAGAAACGGGAGAAATTGGCACAAGAGCAGAAAAGTGCACTGCAGGCCAAGCCGGTGGGTGGCTGCTCCCCAGTCCCAGGCACACCTTCTGTGGGGCCCCTAAAagtgggatgctgcagggagagggtgggcagagccccctgccccagctgtcaCCTCGCTCCTGCTCTCTCCTTCCAGAGCACCCCGGATGCAGACGTTGAACACCCTCAAAccagcagtgctgagaaagAGTGTCCAgaccccaacccctctgcaggccCCAGGGACTCCTTGGGCAAGGAGGAAGGAGGCCAGAAAACTAGGgtagaggagctggaggtgagagCTCCTGATGTGGGCACCAGCCTCATGCAGGTTCTGCCCTACGAGGAGCCCAGTGTTCTGCCCACCTCACCCCTTCTGCATGCCCTCCATCCTGCTCCCCTAGGATGAGCTGGACCTGAGCTGCTCCTTCGTCTCCAAAGCCCGGGAGAAAGCAGGtgtcaggctgccagggcccacCAAAGAGAAGCCAGACAGAGCAGACAGCACCAAGCCAGGCAGGaaagtgccagggaaggtgagTTGGAGCCCATGaggccccagggagggagctgcctgccccatgAGCACCCAGTccctcactgcctgccccacaggTGCCTAAGCCTGAGCCCCTGGATACAAGTGtggtggagcagagcctggttcttGCAGGTCAGTGCCAGAAGGGTTTGGGCCAGGGCTCTTCATGGGGTGACCTGGGTTTAAGGCTGTCTCCAAGGCCTGTCCCTCGCAGCTGGGTGATGGCACAGTCAGTGTTTCCTCCGCAGGCCGTGGCAatgaggctgctcagcagggccGGTACGCCGAGGCGGTGCAGGCCTTCACCGAGGCCGTGAGGCTGAACCCCCAGGAGCACCGGTGAGTGGGGCCGGGGACAGGGTGGCTGGAAGGCATCCACTGAGAAAGatcctgggggtggtggttggcAGTggatgaagatgagccagggtgtgcccaaaTGGCCCAAGAAGgctaacagcatcctggcctggatcagcgacagtgtggtcagcaggaccaGCACAGTGGTGGTCCacctgtagtcagcactggtgaggccacaccttgaacatttggttcagttttggccCTCTTACTCCAGGAAGGATGTTGGGGTGCTGTAACGTGCCCTAAAGAGTGGCAAAGTCGGTTAAGGATCTAGAGCAGTCTGTGGGGTGCAGCTGAGATCATTGGGGTTGGAGAAAAGGGAAtctaaggggagacctcctggctctctacagttccctgaaaggaaatttgagccaggtgggggttgctctcttctccctaggaacaagtgataggacaagaggaaatggcctcaagctgcaccagggcaggcttaggttggacatgaggaacaatttcttccctgaaaactgttgtcaaggcctggcccaggctgcccaggattggagtccccatccctggaggggtttcaaagctgtgtagatgtggtgctgggggccatggtttagcggtgacctggcagtgctgggttaatgattAGACTTGATCTTAAAAGCCTTTTGCTACCCAAACATTCCCATGATCCCCTGCTCCACGTCCCCCAGGCTCTTTGGGAACCGCTCATACTGCTACGAGAAGCTGCAGCGCTACGAGGAAGCCCTCAGGGATGCACAGGAGTCGCTGcgcctccagcctggctggccCAAAGGCTTCTTCCGCAAGGGCAAAGCGCTGCGGGGGCTGCAGGTAGTGGGCCTAGAGCCATGAGGTGCCAGCGGGGCtaggtgccagggctgtggggtgcctgggctgtggggtgcctgggctgtggggtgcctgggctgtggggtgccagggctgtggggtgcctgggctgggtgagaACCAAAGGCTGCCAGTGGAGCCGGCTGTGGGGTGCCAAAGTGGGTTGTCTGTGGGCCGGtttgggaagctgcagcactgtgccagAGCTGGTCACGGGGTGCCAGCGGGGAAGGGCAGGGTGCTTTGGTTCCAGCTGGGCAGTGGGTGCTCAGCCCCCccttgccctgtgccagctctaCGCTGAGGCCGCCCGCACCTTCGAGAAGCTGCTGCACCAGGATGGGGCCAATGCCGAAGTGGCCTCTCAGCTCAAGGCCTGCcgtgccctgctcctggtgggtgtccctgctgtccccttcAGTGTCCCCACTCTCTCCTTCAGTGTCCCTACCCCTTGGGCCTGACCTCCTCACCCtccacagcagggcagccaccagagcagcccaggagggaTTCCCCTGTCCCCATCACCACTAGAGGCCACAGAGCCACCACTGTCTTCCTCTGGTAAGTGATGTTGTGCTGGTTGCAGGGGTACACCTGGGCTAGAACTGCCCCAGGGTGGGTGCTGAGCCCCTCCTGGGCCCttggcaggggaaggggcaagTAGGAGTTGCCAGAACACGAGAGGCTTTGTCACCATGGTGAGCTCCAGGAATCAGACAaagggccaggcccaggctgcagccaggaactccagcagcaccagtaaCTTCCCAACGCTGCCTCGTGGCCATCCTGCCAGgtacagccagggctggggggaatggggcTGGTGTTTACTGGGGATGGCAGACAGGAGCAGGTGGTGCCAGGGTGGCAGTCATCaggctggcagtgatgctggtgTGGTTTGGCAGGGATTGTTACGCACTCTGGGTGGGTAACATCACCCACAGGATCAGTGAGAAGGTACTGCAGCGTGCCTTTGGCCGGTGAGTACAGCCACGGCCTGGCTCCCTGCGTTTCCTCAAGCCACACTCacgccctctgcccagctccacttgcaccctgtggttccccaccaagccctggatccctgcagccccctgcacttGTCTTGCCCCACATCACCATCGCAGTGCCAAGACCTTTGTGCCTATCCTGCCCCACATCATCATCCCTGTGCCCATCCTGCCCCATGTCACCATCCTAGTGACAAGAAcctgcaccctgccagccctgtgttCATCCTGTCCCATGTCACCAAGCTGGTGCCAAGACCCTgatgccctgccagccccgtgCCCGTCCTACTCCGTGTTGCCATCCCTCTGCCTGTTCGGCGTGATGTCACCATCCCAGTGCCAAGCCCCCAGCACCTACCAGCCCTGTTCCCATTGCCCATCACTCCCAGATTTCAAGCCCAACAAGGGGGcaatgtgtgtgggggggttgcTGTCGTGGTCACTAACAgtcccccccccagttttgggGAGATTCGTTTCATCCGGATGCTGCCGGAGCGCCGCTGTGCCTTCGTCAACTACAATCagaagaaggcagcagaagaggCATATGCTGCCATGAaggtgggcagggggtgggggggcactgtgccaggggtggcagCAGGTGGGGCAGGCACTGTAGGGGCAGTGTCTGTCCTGGGCTTGACCCCGTCCTGcgcccatccctgtccctgtgtgGGTGGTGATAGCAGCTCTCGTCTTGTCCCCTGCCAGGAGGCTGaactggagggcagcaggctggtgctgcagctcaAGCATCCATCCCATGCCACCCCCCCTCCTTGGCAGCACCCAAAGGTGGGTGCCTCCCCAGGGAGGCCACAGTAGCCAAAGAGGGGGTTCTCctcagctcacagcagcagagctgaacccCTCCCACAGCGGGGGGCTGCCTTCgccctgcctgtgcctttt
This genomic window from Dryobates pubescens isolate bDryPub1 chromosome 23, bDryPub1.pri, whole genome shotgun sequence contains:
- the TTC31 gene encoding tetratricopeptide repeat protein 31, with product MAKMRGTLCLLLAQPLSTPSTSDFSLWSLLLSPVPGSTKSRRVGTAATGVSGALPAMARCQCPALMVLLPQEAERNARELVAEEERIKKKAEKKRLKKKKQKDRKKREKLAQEQKSALQAKPSTPDADVEHPQTSSAEKECPDPNPSAGPRDSLGKEEGGQKTRVEELEDELDLSCSFVSKAREKAGVRLPGPTKEKPDRADSTKPGRKVPGKVPKPEPLDTSVVEQSLVLAGRGNEAAQQGRYAEAVQAFTEAVRLNPQEHRLFGNRSYCYEKLQRYEEALRDAQESLRLQPGWPKGFFRKGKALRGLQLYAEAARTFEKLLHQDGANAEVASQLKACRALLLQGSHQSSPGGIPLSPSPLEATEPPLSSSGK